The Paenibacillus polymyxa M1 DNA segment ACTTATATAAAAACCGTTTATCCCTTGAGAAAGATAAACGGAACAGGAACAGTCTTTGGCATGAACAGGCTGAGGAATCCGGCCCACAAAATGCAATCGGCTACAAACCTAGTTGATCCAAGGTGTGACCCCTTTCGATTATATAACTAATGCTTACATACTAATAGGGCTCAATTTTAATATCAAGAACGCTCAATACTTATTTGTTCACCAATTGCAGAATCCAATCTTTTATATCTACAATTCGCAGAGTTTTGGGCCGTGTATTCGTTCCAGAAATAATTAGTGGAACAAGGGAATCTTTTTCGTGCAGCGATCCATGGGCTCCCCCTCCGATGTGGGTAGGGGAACTTTCGCTGACGAGTTCGTATCCCGGTTGGACCGTGACGACAACATATCTTCCCTCATGCGAATTCATTGCCCCGTGTAGCCTCGCCAAAATATCTGGATATTTTCCATATTTGATCCGGTTATTATTTACCGTAATATCCACAAGGTCCTCTTCGCCCGATAATGTCCACGATTGTCCATATTCATCCATATATTTTCCACCGGGACGATAAGAAAACAATTTACCCTTTTTGCCTTTTGTAACATGAATATGGTTTGTACCATCTTTCATAGCGATAATGTCGAGCTTGTTCTCCTTTTGTAAAGACTTCACCACATCGGATAACTCTACGTTATCGTTTATTGCATAGATATAGGCCATCCGTTCATTAGCGGCAATCACGATCTGGTCATCACTTCTTACGGGTTGATTTAATTTTGCAATACGGTAATGGCTTAAAAGAGACCTTAAATCAACAGTCGCTGCCTGTCGATCATCATATACAGCGCTTTGCGCACTGTCGCCCATGACAATCCATATCGCACTGTTTACAGCCTCTTCCCACGAACCGTATGCGTTCAACACAGCTTGCAGTGCTTGGTCCGCTTTTTCAATTCCCTTTAGTTGAGTGGGACCCTTTCTATGCGCCAAATTATCATTCTCTGGGAAGTAGGCGATAGTTACATCTGGAAGTTTTTTCTGGCTGATTAAAAAAGCGGTATCCTTTGCGGAAAATTCGTTGTTCATCCCAAATTTTTTCCACACAGGAGTGTTCCAGCTATTTTTCGGATTCAATTGTGCCAGAGCTGCATAGGATAACCATTTAGGTCCTGTGACTATCATTTTTTCTGGTACTCTACTGCTATTCGCTATGAAGTCAGGTACTTTGAGGGCATGTTTCGTTCTTCCTCTAAAAACAATAGCATTGATGGACGCGGATTCTTCCCCTTTGTCAGCCAATTCCTCATGGATGGTTTTTGTTTTTTTGTTCAGATGAACTTGGTTTAATTGGTAAATGGCATCTAAAAATACTTGCAGTTGGTCTATCTTTAGGGCTTCCTTGGCACCATTTCCGTAGAAAATCATGCGTTTCCTTGAGTCGCTGTACCACACAAGTCCGGGCACATGATGTTGGTCTGCATACGTCCCCGTTAATAAGGTACTGTCGATGGTCACAGACATCGTGGGAAATGAACTCACTACATGTGGGAAATATTTCCCTTGATGAAGGAGATATTGCATTGCCGGAGCACGGCCTTCTTGAATCGCATCCTGCAAAGGCTTATCCATTAAAGAATCAATCATGATGAATATGACCGGTTTGGCCTTATTATTCACTGGGATATGGGACTTGATGCTTTGTTGATTTAGCTGTTGACTGGAGTCCGCCCTGCAACCGACGATTAGTAAACTTAAACTTAGCACTAGTACAATCGTGATTTTATACTTTATTCCCATTTGTGTATCCCTTTCTTTGAAAAACACAATTCCCTTGATTTTTTTATTTTTGCTTACACTAAAAAAAATTATTCCGAAATGAATTTTTTTAATCTAATATGCCAAATTACTTCTAGTGACTCGAATAATTAGAAAGCTGGTGAACTCCCATTAACATCCCGTTCTCACCTAGACTGTATCATTGGTTTGTCCGTCCAAAGTGGTTTACTAAAAAATATATCCATGATCATGTGCATTCCCATTTTTCCTTTGATAGCCAAACTGTACTGGATTTTGGCTGTGGTACTGGGGCAAATTGCTCCATGTTTAACCCGTTGTATTATGTTGGAATTGATCCTGACGCCCAACGAATTGATTATGCAAAGCGATTATATAGCCACCATGCATTTCAAGTATTTA contains these protein-coding regions:
- a CDS encoding alkaline phosphatase family protein — translated: MGIKYKITIVLVLSLSLLIVGCRADSSQQLNQQSIKSHIPVNNKAKPVIFIMIDSLMDKPLQDAIQEGRAPAMQYLLHQGKYFPHVVSSFPTMSVTIDSTLLTGTYADQHHVPGLVWYSDSRKRMIFYGNGAKEALKIDQLQVFLDAIYQLNQVHLNKKTKTIHEELADKGEESASINAIVFRGRTKHALKVPDFIANSSRVPEKMIVTGPKWLSYAALAQLNPKNSWNTPVWKKFGMNNEFSAKDTAFLISQKKLPDVTIAYFPENDNLAHRKGPTQLKGIEKADQALQAVLNAYGSWEEAVNSAIWIVMGDSAQSAVYDDRQAATVDLRSLLSHYRIAKLNQPVRSDDQIVIAANERMAYIYAINDNVELSDVVKSLQKENKLDIIAMKDGTNHIHVTKGKKGKLFSYRPGGKYMDEYGQSWTLSGEEDLVDITVNNNRIKYGKYPDILARLHGAMNSHEGRYVVVTVQPGYELVSESSPTHIGGGAHGSLHEKDSLVPLIISGTNTRPKTLRIVDIKDWILQLVNK